A genomic segment from Lignipirellula cremea encodes:
- a CDS encoding potassium channel family protein has translation MRPLQRIRTGAIFFAVVLTTAIIGYRLFGYDWVESVWMVAVTISSVGYGERSQNSHAFQIFTVAVIVFGMTAAAYTFGGFLQLITEGQIQQALGRRRMTREIDQLHNHVIICGFGLNGQLLSESLYRQKRAFVVIDHEAHLVAEARESGYLSVIGDATEEEVLLEAGVRRAKSLVTALPNDALNVFITLTTRNLSPNIQIIARADQKSTEKKLRQAGANKVVAPAVISARQMVRMITRPSTADLMDIMAESSIIEYDLDEIEVLPDCGLIDITVRETEANRRHRLLVVAVKQADGNMLLNPDASFQFKVGDVLILMGRGEDVQGFRNMYRV, from the coding sequence ATGAGACCCCTGCAACGCATTCGCACCGGCGCCATCTTCTTTGCCGTTGTCTTGACAACGGCGATCATCGGCTATCGGCTATTCGGTTACGACTGGGTGGAGTCGGTCTGGATGGTGGCGGTAACCATCTCCAGCGTCGGTTATGGCGAACGCAGTCAGAACTCGCACGCCTTTCAAATTTTTACCGTCGCGGTCATCGTGTTTGGAATGACGGCCGCGGCTTACACGTTCGGCGGTTTCCTGCAGCTGATTACCGAAGGGCAAATCCAACAAGCATTAGGACGCCGCCGCATGACACGCGAGATCGACCAGCTCCATAACCATGTCATCATTTGCGGGTTCGGCCTCAACGGCCAGTTGCTCAGCGAATCGCTCTATCGCCAGAAAAGAGCCTTTGTCGTCATCGATCACGAAGCCCACCTGGTGGCCGAAGCTCGCGAGTCGGGCTATCTGTCCGTTATCGGCGACGCCACCGAAGAGGAGGTGCTGCTGGAAGCGGGCGTCCGCCGCGCCAAGTCGCTCGTTACGGCCCTGCCGAACGACGCCCTGAACGTGTTCATCACGCTGACCACCCGTAACCTGTCTCCCAATATCCAGATCATCGCCAGGGCGGATCAGAAGTCGACGGAGAAAAAACTGCGCCAGGCGGGAGCGAACAAAGTCGTCGCCCCGGCCGTGATCAGCGCCCGGCAAATGGTCCGCATGATCACCCGCCCTTCCACCGCCGACCTGATGGATATCATGGCGGAAAGCAGCATCATTGAGTACGACCTGGATGAGATCGAAGTGCTGCCGGACTGTGGGTTGATCGATATCACCGTGCGCGAAACCGAGGCCAATCGACGTCATCGCCTGCTGGTGGTCGCCGTGAAACAGGCCGACGGGAACATGCTGCTGAACCCCGACGCCAGCTTCCAGTTCAAAGTCGGCGACGTGCTCATTCTCATGGGCCGCGGTGAAGACGTGCAAGGCTTTCGCAACATGTATCGTGTCTAG
- the argJ gene encoding bifunctional glutamate N-acetyltransferase/amino-acid acetyltransferase ArgJ, which translates to MTIALPKGFRFAGVHCGIKQAAGVKDMSLIVSDQPATAAGVYTQNLVFAAPVQIDRSRTPMADARFVVVNSGNANACTGPRGLADAQTMLSVAADACGCSPSQGLVMSTGVIGVFLPMEKIAAGTTAAAQSLGDDEAAFLAASDGVLTTDSSRKIAARSLAVQDSEIRLVGMAKGAGMIGPHMATMLCVIATDAALEPADAQAMLRSAVEVSFNCISVEGHTSTNDTVLLLANGAATGKPLTGSDREAFQAALVETCTEMARMIPSDGEGATHLITIDVCGAASTSDARRIAKAIAESALVKTAVAGADPNWGRIVSAAGYAGAKFDPARVDLHINDHLIYQQGSPAEFEAKVVSRSIRGQHETFLRLDLNAGDANLRFWTSDLTVDYIKFNSEYTT; encoded by the coding sequence ATGACGATTGCTCTTCCCAAAGGGTTCCGCTTTGCCGGCGTGCATTGTGGAATCAAACAGGCCGCTGGCGTGAAAGATATGTCGTTGATCGTTTCTGATCAGCCCGCGACCGCCGCTGGCGTTTATACCCAGAACCTGGTTTTTGCCGCGCCGGTGCAAATCGATCGCTCCCGCACGCCGATGGCGGACGCCCGCTTTGTCGTCGTCAATTCGGGGAACGCCAACGCCTGCACGGGTCCCCGCGGACTGGCCGACGCCCAGACGATGCTCTCCGTGGCCGCCGACGCTTGTGGCTGTTCGCCTTCGCAGGGACTGGTCATGTCGACGGGCGTGATTGGCGTATTCCTGCCGATGGAGAAAATCGCCGCCGGAACGACGGCGGCGGCCCAGTCGCTGGGCGACGACGAAGCGGCTTTCCTCGCGGCGTCCGATGGCGTGCTGACCACCGACAGCAGTCGCAAGATCGCTGCCCGCTCGCTGGCTGTGCAAGACAGTGAAATTCGCCTGGTCGGCATGGCCAAAGGCGCCGGCATGATTGGCCCGCATATGGCGACCATGCTCTGCGTAATTGCGACCGACGCCGCCCTGGAACCGGCCGACGCCCAGGCGATGTTGCGTTCCGCCGTCGAGGTCAGCTTCAACTGCATCAGCGTGGAAGGCCACACCAGCACGAACGACACCGTGCTCCTGCTGGCCAACGGCGCCGCCACTGGCAAACCGCTGACAGGGTCTGACCGGGAAGCCTTCCAGGCCGCCCTGGTGGAAACGTGCACGGAAATGGCCCGCATGATCCCCAGCGACGGCGAAGGCGCCACCCACCTGATCACGATCGATGTCTGCGGCGCCGCCTCCACCAGCGACGCCCGACGCATCGCCAAGGCAATCGCCGAGAGCGCCCTGGTCAAAACGGCCGTCGCCGGAGCGGATCCCAACTGGGGCCGCATTGTTTCTGCGGCCGGTTACGCAGGCGCCAAATTCGATCCGGCCCGGGTTGATCTGCACATTAACGACCACCTGATTTACCAGCAAGGATCGCCGGCGGAGTTTGAGGCCAAGGTCGTCAGTCGTTCGATTCGCGGCCAGCACGAAACGTTTCTGCGGCTGGACCTGAACGCGGGCGACGCCAACCTGCGGTTCTGGACGAGCGACCTCACGGTCGATTACATCAAGTTCAACTCCGAATACACTACTTGA
- the argC gene encoding N-acetyl-gamma-glutamyl-phosphate reductase has protein sequence MVKIGICGATGYTALELLKILLRHPHAEITVLTSRQEGEPHIGMVHPQLTGRLDLKLENATPASVAGRVDCVFCCLPHAASAEAVKEIMGSGVKVIDFSADYRLDDEASYTQWYGGQHPDPERLGKTAYGLPELFADDIIEADLVANPGCFPTSAILPLAPFLKKGMIDPLDIVIDSKTGVSGAGRTPKLPFHYPECNESISAYNVGRHRHMPEIDQILKRATGAAVECIFTPHLTPMDRGILSTIYARPTSPVTEEQLLETLRDFYRDAPFVRVVNHLPATKDVSGTNFCDITARLVRGRIVLISSIDNLIKGASGAAVQNFNLLYGFPETCAL, from the coding sequence ATGGTGAAAATTGGCATTTGTGGAGCGACCGGTTACACGGCGCTGGAACTCCTGAAAATCCTGCTGCGGCATCCGCACGCGGAAATCACGGTCCTGACCAGCCGCCAGGAAGGCGAACCGCACATTGGCATGGTTCACCCGCAGTTGACGGGACGCCTGGATCTGAAGCTGGAGAACGCTACGCCCGCCTCTGTCGCCGGCCGTGTCGACTGCGTTTTCTGCTGCCTGCCCCATGCCGCCAGCGCGGAAGCGGTCAAAGAGATTATGGGCTCTGGGGTCAAGGTCATCGACTTCAGCGCCGACTATCGCCTGGACGATGAAGCGTCCTACACGCAGTGGTACGGCGGCCAGCACCCGGACCCGGAACGGCTGGGGAAAACGGCGTACGGTTTGCCCGAACTGTTCGCTGATGACATTATCGAGGCCGATCTGGTCGCCAATCCGGGATGTTTCCCGACCTCCGCCATTCTGCCGCTGGCTCCGTTCCTGAAAAAGGGAATGATCGATCCGCTGGATATTGTGATCGATTCCAAAACAGGCGTCAGCGGGGCCGGACGGACGCCCAAGCTGCCGTTCCATTACCCCGAATGCAATGAAAGCATCTCGGCGTACAATGTCGGTCGCCACCGCCACATGCCCGAGATCGATCAGATCCTCAAACGGGCCACTGGCGCCGCGGTCGAATGCATTTTTACGCCCCATCTGACCCCGATGGACCGCGGCATCCTCAGCACCATTTACGCCCGGCCGACCAGCCCGGTCACCGAAGAGCAGCTGCTGGAAACGCTACGCGATTTCTATCGCGACGCTCCCTTCGTGCGGGTCGTCAATCATCTGCCGGCCACCAAGGACGTCAGCGGCACTAACTTTTGCGACATCACGGCCCGCCTGGTGCGGGGGCGAATCGTCCTGATCAGCAGCATCGACAACCTGATCAAAGGCGCCTCCGGAGCGGCCGTGCAGAACTTCAACCTGCTGTACGGTTTTCCGGAAACCTGCGCCCTGTAA
- a CDS encoding methyltransferase, translated as MPLSALQQPTVDPTPIFEHFRGSYGSDLLTAAIAHFDLFGCLAEEPLDLETLALRLKLDRRPARVLITALRAMGLLQQTKAGALEPTALAVEHLTPGAYFSVADYVGLAAQSPGVLEMVDRLRSNRPTGADDGSGAAFIYREGIDSAMEQAAAARHFTLALAGRAKNVAPVLAERLSLEGVDRLLDVGAGTGIYSIALLQKNPQLQVVLLDRSEVLKVAREMADAYGVAERIEFLAADMFEADLPQDCQAILLSNILHDWDEPANQALIARCAAALPPRGRLLIHDVFLDDDLAGPLPIALYSAALFTLTEGRAYSAGEYRQWMKDAGLAAGDCTPTLIHCGLLEGVRTASV; from the coding sequence ATGCCGCTTTCCGCCCTGCAGCAACCGACGGTTGACCCGACTCCCATTTTCGAACATTTCCGCGGCAGTTATGGCTCCGACCTGCTGACCGCGGCCATTGCACATTTTGACCTGTTCGGCTGCCTGGCGGAGGAACCGCTGGACCTCGAGACGCTGGCGTTGCGGCTGAAGCTCGATCGCCGGCCGGCTCGGGTGCTGATCACCGCCCTGCGAGCGATGGGACTGCTCCAGCAAACCAAAGCAGGCGCACTCGAACCCACGGCCCTGGCCGTGGAACACCTGACGCCGGGAGCTTATTTTAGCGTCGCCGACTACGTCGGGCTGGCAGCGCAAAGCCCAGGCGTGTTGGAAATGGTCGACCGCTTGCGGAGCAACCGCCCGACCGGCGCCGATGACGGGTCTGGCGCCGCTTTCATCTATCGTGAAGGAATTGATTCCGCGATGGAACAGGCGGCCGCCGCCCGGCATTTTACGCTGGCTCTGGCCGGCCGCGCCAAAAACGTGGCGCCGGTGCTCGCGGAGCGGTTGTCGCTGGAGGGCGTCGACCGGCTGCTCGATGTGGGAGCCGGCACAGGCATCTACAGCATCGCCCTGCTGCAGAAAAACCCGCAGTTGCAGGTGGTCCTGCTCGACCGTAGTGAAGTGCTGAAAGTGGCCCGGGAGATGGCGGACGCTTATGGGGTGGCCGAGCGGATTGAATTCCTCGCCGCCGACATGTTCGAAGCCGACCTGCCGCAGGACTGCCAGGCGATTTTGCTGTCGAACATTTTGCACGACTGGGATGAACCCGCTAACCAGGCGCTAATCGCCCGCTGCGCCGCCGCCCTGCCGCCACGGGGGCGACTGCTGATTCACGATGTGTTTCTGGACGACGACCTGGCTGGTCCCTTGCCGATTGCCCTTTACAGCGCCGCCCTGTTTACGCTGACTGAAGGCCGGGCCTACAGTGCGGGCGAGTATCGCCAGTGGATGAAAGACGCGGGACTCGCCGCCGGCGACTGCACGCCGACGCTCATCCATTGCGGGCTGCTCGAAGGCGTACGGACTGCAAGCGTTTGA
- a CDS encoding PPC domain-containing protein produces the protein MSMAPVSRPLSRSARRRSAFHGLLSLTAYVAFSAVAQGQQAPEVGYVDPPCVNPGQTVEVRLGGYDLTPDTQIFLHDARIRCEVLGPPGPMIFPGSPHWMGGRAMNSNKPFGVPRELPVRLTLPADLQPGVVRWQAANVNGISSMGEFLIGSGEPTVNESDCPVVMQSAHDPIGDRQVGYRRLPALPVTICGRLERKEAIDYYSFVPEKSGLVTCSLPAHAYGPAMKPVLEITNHAGRAVADAADTQGRGLHVSFLVQQGAEYRLKLYDLDYRGDWAQVYPLTVLHAPHVLSAVPAAGRRGDTRAVTFWGEGLATGKPGLESTMREITFPSQPESDRFAYQLETPFGKTLPFTFDLTDLDEQIETPRGESPQQLTPPCALTGVLSERQGVDVYRFTAAKGDAWTVLVEANRLGSPLDVDVAVYDAAATRVVSSDDTRTSIDAELLFRAAADGEYTIHISDLAGGDGSPLARYRLVMTPVETGFTLQAPDRLTVIAGEPAVVIEPKRRRVRDEAGVLPLDVVRTAYQGPITIELENLPPGLRTPDVMVIEEKQNRLDIPIWCPADASTAAGWVTIKASAVLEDGTERVVRSSLMMAPVMKPRAVVRPAYPDAGRVVQRGATYLAPVVLERLEGYAGPVELQMAAIPDRVRQGIIGDPIVVPPGVEELPFPLYLPEWVQIDRTSRISLNTIVDQPDGQGKMHRLINRMEKRITMNVEGALLKATVDAAELRLRNGSVAIPVTVSRSVQLSGPVTVDLAGPDNADFQIAPWVRFEGPSNFHAERVTVTEDDTAILQVTAVPGQVESGEHELTIEVRALREGFPVVSQVKVVVLVE, from the coding sequence ATGTCGATGGCTCCCGTCTCTCGCCCGCTGTCCCGCTCTGCGCGCCGTCGCTCTGCTTTCCATGGGCTCCTGTCGCTGACCGCGTACGTTGCGTTCTCGGCCGTCGCGCAAGGCCAACAAGCGCCGGAGGTCGGCTATGTCGATCCGCCGTGCGTGAACCCCGGGCAAACGGTTGAAGTGCGACTGGGCGGGTACGATCTTACCCCCGACACACAGATCTTCTTGCACGACGCCCGCATCAGGTGCGAAGTGCTGGGTCCGCCGGGGCCGATGATTTTCCCCGGTTCGCCCCACTGGATGGGCGGCCGCGCCATGAATAGCAACAAGCCGTTCGGCGTGCCGCGAGAATTGCCGGTCCGCCTGACGTTGCCGGCCGATCTGCAGCCGGGTGTCGTCCGCTGGCAGGCCGCGAACGTCAACGGCATCAGCAGCATGGGCGAGTTCCTGATCGGTTCCGGCGAGCCGACCGTGAACGAATCCGATTGCCCCGTCGTCATGCAGTCCGCCCATGATCCAATTGGCGATCGGCAGGTCGGCTACCGCCGTTTGCCGGCATTGCCGGTCACCATATGCGGACGCCTGGAACGGAAAGAAGCAATCGACTACTACAGTTTCGTCCCCGAGAAATCAGGGCTCGTCACCTGCAGTCTGCCGGCCCACGCTTATGGACCGGCCATGAAACCGGTGCTGGAAATCACAAACCATGCCGGCCGGGCCGTCGCCGACGCTGCCGATACGCAAGGGCGAGGGCTGCATGTCAGCTTTCTGGTGCAGCAAGGGGCCGAGTATCGCCTGAAGCTTTACGATCTCGACTACCGGGGCGACTGGGCCCAGGTGTACCCGCTCACCGTGCTTCACGCTCCCCATGTTTTGTCTGCCGTACCGGCGGCAGGCCGTCGTGGCGACACCCGTGCGGTTACGTTCTGGGGCGAAGGACTCGCGACCGGGAAACCGGGGCTGGAGTCGACCATGCGCGAAATAACTTTCCCCAGCCAGCCTGAGAGCGACCGCTTTGCGTATCAACTGGAAACGCCGTTCGGCAAAACGCTGCCGTTCACTTTCGACCTGACCGATCTGGATGAACAGATTGAAACGCCGCGGGGTGAATCGCCCCAGCAACTAACGCCGCCGTGCGCTTTGACCGGCGTGCTGAGCGAGAGGCAGGGCGTCGATGTCTATCGCTTCACCGCCGCCAAAGGGGACGCCTGGACGGTCCTGGTCGAAGCAAACCGCCTGGGATCGCCGCTGGATGTTGATGTGGCTGTCTATGACGCCGCGGCGACCAGGGTCGTCTCCAGCGACGACACACGCACTTCGATCGACGCTGAGCTTCTTTTTCGAGCGGCAGCCGATGGAGAATACACGATTCACATTTCTGATCTGGCGGGTGGGGACGGTTCGCCGCTGGCCCGCTATCGCCTGGTCATGACGCCGGTGGAAACCGGCTTTACGCTCCAGGCGCCGGATCGGCTGACCGTGATCGCTGGGGAACCGGCCGTCGTGATCGAACCGAAGCGTCGTCGCGTGCGAGACGAAGCGGGCGTGCTGCCGCTGGATGTCGTCCGCACTGCTTACCAGGGGCCGATTACGATCGAGCTGGAGAATCTGCCGCCTGGCCTCCGCACGCCGGACGTCATGGTGATCGAAGAGAAGCAGAATCGCCTGGACATTCCGATCTGGTGCCCGGCTGACGCCTCGACCGCAGCAGGCTGGGTCACCATCAAAGCGTCCGCCGTGCTGGAAGATGGAACGGAGCGCGTCGTGCGATCTTCCCTGATGATGGCGCCCGTGATGAAGCCGCGGGCCGTGGTGCGCCCGGCCTATCCCGATGCGGGCCGGGTGGTGCAGCGCGGAGCCACGTACCTGGCACCGGTCGTACTGGAGCGTCTGGAAGGCTACGCCGGTCCTGTCGAACTGCAGATGGCGGCGATCCCGGATCGTGTTCGCCAGGGCATTATCGGGGATCCGATCGTCGTTCCGCCGGGAGTGGAAGAGCTGCCCTTTCCGCTGTACCTGCCGGAGTGGGTGCAGATTGATCGCACGTCGCGTATCTCGCTCAACACCATTGTCGACCAGCCCGACGGCCAGGGGAAAATGCACCGGCTCATCAATCGGATGGAAAAACGGATCACCATGAACGTCGAAGGCGCCCTGCTCAAGGCGACCGTCGACGCGGCCGAATTACGTCTGCGGAATGGCTCGGTGGCGATCCCGGTCACTGTTTCTCGCTCGGTCCAGCTGTCCGGTCCTGTCACCGTGGACCTGGCGGGACCGGACAACGCCGATTTTCAGATTGCCCCCTGGGTGCGTTTTGAGGGACCGTCGAATTTCCATGCGGAGCGGGTCACCGTCACCGAGGACGATACGGCGATCCTGCAGGTGACGGCTGTGCCTGGGCAAGTGGAGTCCGGCGAACATGAACTGACCATTGAAGTGCGAGCGCTGCGCGAAGGCTTTCCCGTGGTTTCGCAGGTCAAGGTCGTCGTTCTGGTCGAATAG
- a CDS encoding DUF1501 domain-containing protein: MLRVELPHGKPKSRLCNGISRRDALRIGATGLAAGLSLPMLLEMEARGAVADAPAKAVIFIFLEGGPSTIDMFDLKPEAPSEIRGPFRPIATKVPDIFVGEHCPKIAGVMDKFALVRSHTHEDNGHSTGYYYVMTGEKARFRDGQASRVPINPHFPSLGSKVARELGLAGSVPPYVNLPSPMEPGGPGFYGPQYAPFVIESDPVQADFEVKDLRPPGSISNPRMSRRQQLLAGVEQLQRKAEGKAAEMTTYYQKAHDLVTSPAAQKAFDLKAESEAVRARYGYSTIGQSALLARRLVEGGCRFIGIDHPGWDTHEACFPSLKDDFLPATDQAFSALLGDLEERGMLDSTMVVMMGEMGRTPRINKNNGRDHWSKAQSILIAGGGVKGGRVIGATDSQASEPTRDPMTIHDLHYLIYHQMGINPRKTYYTPLGRPLPLLNGGQLIPGMV, from the coding sequence ATGCTGCGAGTAGAACTGCCACACGGCAAGCCGAAATCACGGCTGTGCAACGGAATCAGCCGTCGTGATGCATTGCGAATCGGAGCGACAGGGCTGGCGGCCGGGCTGAGCCTGCCGATGCTGCTGGAAATGGAAGCCCGCGGGGCGGTCGCAGACGCACCCGCCAAGGCCGTGATCTTTATCTTCCTGGAAGGCGGCCCCAGCACGATCGATATGTTCGATCTCAAGCCGGAAGCCCCGTCGGAAATCCGCGGGCCATTCCGCCCCATCGCCACCAAAGTGCCGGACATTTTCGTCGGCGAGCATTGCCCGAAGATTGCCGGGGTGATGGACAAGTTCGCCCTCGTCCGCAGCCATACGCATGAAGATAACGGCCACAGCACCGGCTATTACTATGTAATGACCGGTGAGAAGGCCCGCTTCCGAGACGGCCAGGCGTCGCGAGTTCCCATCAACCCGCACTTCCCGTCACTGGGCTCCAAAGTGGCCCGGGAACTGGGACTGGCCGGATCCGTCCCGCCGTATGTGAACCTGCCTTCGCCGATGGAGCCAGGCGGCCCCGGTTTCTACGGTCCGCAGTACGCCCCCTTTGTGATCGAAAGCGATCCCGTCCAGGCGGACTTTGAAGTCAAGGATCTGCGTCCGCCCGGTTCGATCAGTAACCCCCGCATGTCGCGCCGCCAGCAACTGCTGGCCGGGGTCGAACAGCTCCAGCGGAAGGCCGAAGGGAAAGCGGCCGAGATGACCACTTACTATCAAAAAGCCCACGATCTGGTCACTTCGCCAGCGGCCCAGAAAGCGTTCGACCTGAAGGCCGAATCGGAAGCGGTCCGCGCCCGGTACGGTTACTCGACGATTGGCCAGTCGGCCCTGCTGGCCCGGCGCCTGGTTGAAGGCGGCTGCCGGTTTATCGGTATCGACCACCCCGGGTGGGATACGCACGAAGCCTGTTTCCCCTCCCTCAAGGACGACTTCCTGCCGGCGACCGACCAGGCGTTCTCGGCTTTGCTGGGCGATCTCGAGGAACGCGGCATGCTCGACAGCACGATGGTCGTCATGATGGGAGAAATGGGCCGTACGCCGCGCATCAACAAGAACAACGGCCGAGACCACTGGAGCAAAGCCCAATCGATCCTGATCGCAGGCGGCGGCGTCAAAGGCGGCCGGGTAATCGGCGCCACGGACTCCCAGGCGTCAGAGCCGACCCGCGACCCGATGACAATCCACGATCTGCATTATCTGATCTACCACCAGATGGGCATCAACCCGCGGAAAACGTATTACACGCCGCTGGGTCGTCCGCTCCCGCTGCTTAATGGCGGCCAACTGATTCCAGGAATGGTCTGA
- a CDS encoding DUF1549 and DUF1553 domain-containing protein encodes MPQNRHCLALILGLTIGVSLAPDNLTVSVQAAELQSARGRLALSPPQMLLHGPESSLQVLLSSTQGGRTIDRTPEATFTIEDPAIAVVDDHGRVEPRGEGVTRLLVQLGDQQVSAPLEVIGFQQPGPISFNDEVIPVLTRAACNSGGCHGKAEGQNGFKLSIFGFDAAADYNAIVKESRGRRVNPASPAHSLLIRKATAQIPHGGGKALDPESFGARRLVRWLQEGALPSPEPLALEGTEAEEGPPGPLPTAAELARQPMGTAVRIEVEPSERLLSLGGDSLAGRRQQLRAIAFDAAGRRRDVTAEAAFETNAPTIAEVDERGLISGYDTPGEAAILVRYMGHIAVCRISIPRVDQDFVRPAEVNFIDQLSWDKMEQMGVQPSGLCDDATFLRRAYLDVTGTLPAVAEAARFLDDNDPQKRSLLIDDLLQRDEYANYWSLRWADLLRVDAAGLGAAPAYAMTRWLRRQFAENRPYDDMVRNILTARGPLEAETPAAFYGLLNGPKEQAGSVSQVFLGIRIECAECHHHPFERWSQQDYYAFAGFFSGVRMKRMPDKTQAVVGGPSVPMKHPRTGELVPVAGLGDALEPPAAALAIKTYKAERLEQTREAVLAGRADNADAREELADWMLRQENPFFARAAANRIWAFYFGRGLVDPIDDMRASNPASNEALLDALADHLKEQDYDLKAFTRTLMNSRLYQQSATTNLSNAADEQLFSHASYRSMPAEVLLDSICQATGVAEKFQGTPAGYRATELWDSRTESYFLRIFGRPGRTTVCACERGDSPTISQSLHLMNSPEIAAKVQHRLGRARRLADSEAPPLAIIEEIYLATLSRRPTPGEMTLMTQLFEDDQIDRRTATEDVFWTLLNTKEFLFNH; translated from the coding sequence GTGCCTCAAAATCGCCATTGCCTTGCTCTTATTCTTGGATTGACGATCGGCGTCAGTCTGGCGCCCGACAACCTGACTGTCTCTGTCCAGGCTGCAGAGCTGCAGAGCGCGCGGGGCCGTCTTGCCCTGTCGCCGCCGCAAATGCTGCTGCATGGGCCCGAATCTTCGCTGCAGGTGCTCCTGTCCTCGACACAGGGGGGCCGCACCATCGATCGCACTCCCGAGGCGACCTTCACCATCGAAGACCCGGCGATTGCTGTAGTCGACGATCATGGACGCGTGGAACCGCGGGGCGAAGGCGTCACCCGGTTGCTGGTGCAACTTGGAGACCAACAGGTGTCGGCTCCGCTGGAGGTCATCGGTTTCCAGCAACCCGGGCCGATCTCGTTCAATGACGAAGTGATTCCGGTGCTCACCAGGGCGGCTTGTAACTCGGGCGGATGCCACGGGAAGGCCGAAGGGCAGAACGGCTTCAAGCTGAGCATTTTCGGTTTCGACGCAGCGGCCGACTATAACGCGATCGTCAAAGAGAGTCGCGGTCGCCGGGTCAATCCGGCGTCGCCTGCGCACAGCCTGCTGATTCGCAAAGCGACCGCCCAGATCCCGCACGGCGGCGGCAAAGCGCTTGATCCGGAAAGTTTTGGCGCCCGACGCCTGGTCCGCTGGCTGCAGGAAGGGGCGCTGCCCAGCCCGGAGCCACTCGCTCTGGAGGGGACCGAAGCTGAAGAAGGGCCGCCTGGCCCGCTGCCGACCGCTGCGGAACTTGCTCGCCAGCCGATGGGAACCGCCGTGCGGATCGAGGTCGAACCGTCGGAGCGGCTGCTATCGCTGGGAGGCGATTCCCTGGCCGGCCGACGCCAGCAGTTGCGGGCGATCGCATTCGACGCGGCAGGCCGACGGCGAGATGTCACCGCGGAAGCGGCGTTTGAAACGAACGCCCCGACCATCGCCGAAGTCGACGAACGCGGCCTGATCAGCGGTTATGACACCCCCGGCGAAGCGGCCATCCTGGTGCGGTATATGGGGCATATCGCCGTCTGCCGGATCAGCATCCCACGCGTCGACCAGGACTTTGTGCGGCCGGCCGAAGTGAATTTTATCGACCAATTGAGCTGGGACAAAATGGAGCAGATGGGCGTCCAGCCCAGCGGGCTCTGCGACGACGCCACCTTCTTGCGGCGGGCGTATCTCGATGTCACCGGCACCCTGCCTGCCGTCGCAGAAGCAGCCCGGTTTCTCGATGACAACGATCCGCAAAAACGCTCCTTGCTGATTGATGACCTGCTGCAGCGGGACGAATACGCCAACTACTGGTCCCTGCGCTGGGCCGATCTGCTCCGTGTTGATGCGGCCGGATTGGGCGCCGCTCCGGCCTACGCCATGACGCGCTGGCTCCGCCGGCAGTTTGCAGAGAACCGACCTTACGACGACATGGTGCGTAATATCCTGACGGCCCGCGGTCCGCTGGAAGCCGAAACCCCGGCCGCCTTTTACGGCCTGCTCAACGGCCCCAAGGAACAGGCAGGCAGCGTCAGCCAGGTCTTCCTGGGCATCCGCATCGAGTGTGCGGAGTGCCACCATCATCCGTTTGAACGCTGGTCCCAGCAGGACTATTACGCTTTTGCGGGGTTCTTCAGTGGCGTCCGCATGAAACGCATGCCCGACAAGACTCAGGCCGTTGTCGGCGGGCCCAGCGTCCCGATGAAGCATCCGCGAACGGGCGAGCTTGTGCCGGTCGCCGGGCTGGGCGATGCGCTCGAACCGCCCGCAGCCGCCCTGGCCATCAAAACGTATAAAGCCGAGCGGCTCGAGCAGACGCGCGAAGCCGTGTTGGCGGGTCGTGCCGACAATGCCGACGCCCGCGAAGAGCTGGCCGATTGGATGCTCAGGCAGGAAAACCCGTTCTTTGCCAGGGCGGCCGCCAATCGCATCTGGGCCTTCTATTTTGGTCGCGGTCTGGTCGATCCGATCGACGACATGCGGGCTAGTAACCCAGCCTCGAATGAAGCACTGCTGGACGCCCTGGCGGACCATTTGAAAGAGCAGGACTACGACTTGAAAGCGTTCACCCGGACGCTGATGAATTCGCGACTGTATCAGCAATCCGCGACCACCAATCTTTCCAATGCGGCGGATGAGCAGCTGTTCTCACACGCATCGTATCGTTCCATGCCGGCGGAAGTCTTGCTGGACTCTATCTGCCAGGCGACCGGGGTGGCGGAGAAATTCCAGGGAACGCCTGCCGGTTACCGGGCGACCGAGTTATGGGACAGCCGCACGGAATCGTACTTCTTGCGGATCTTCGGCCGGCCGGGACGCACGACTGTCTGCGCCTGCGAACGGGGGGATTCGCCCACCATTTCCCAGTCCCTCCACCTGATGAACTCGCCTGAAATCGCCGCCAAGGTGCAGCATCGCCTGGGTCGGGCGCGCCGGCTGGCGGATTCGGAGGCGCCGCCGCTGGCGATCATTGAAGAAATTTACCTGGCGACGCTAAGTCGACGTCCCACGCCCGGCGAAATGACCCTCATGACGCAGTTATTTGAAGACGACCAGATCGACCGACGCACCGCGACCGAAGACGTCTTCTGGACGCTCCTGAATACCAAAGAGTTTCTGTTCAATCATTAA